A window of Mucilaginibacter robiniae genomic DNA:
CAGGTTCTTAGTCCCGAAACGGCCTGGCTGATGCTGTACATGTTCCGTGGTGGTATGGAAGAACCCGGCGGCACATCGCAAGCTTTATGGGAATATCCGGGCTTATGGAAAAAAGCAAGTAACCAAATTGGTGGCAAAACCGGAACCTCTTCTGATTATGTAGATGGCTGGTATATGGGCATTACCAAAGATTTGGTTACCGGTATATGGGTAGGTGCAGATGATCGTAGCGTGCATTTTAACTCATCTGGCAGTGGCGAAGGTTCACATACCGCTTTACCTATTTTCGGGCGGTTTATGGAAAAAGTATATGCTGATGAAAAATCAGGCTATGCTCCGGGGCCTTTCCCTAAACCTTGGGTTAAAATTACTAAAGAGTACACTTGTCCAACGCCGCATATTTCGGTAGACACGTCATCTTCGACTGACAGCTTATCTGCACCAATTGATACAGCCGCAAAATCAGTTGAGCCTCCACCACCAGAACAACCACAAAATCAGCCACCACTTGAGTAAAGGTGGCTGATTTGTTAATACCTCCTATAGCCAATTTTTAGTTAATTTTGGTGATTGTTAATCAACTTACTTTATGAAACACATTTACTTTACGATAAGTAAAGCCAAAATTATTTTCATCTTAATACTGTTCACGTTAATGGCTAGCTTGTTTAGCAATACAGCTAGGGCGCAGTATTTTGGTGAGAATAAGGTACGATACAAAAACCTGAAGTTTAAGGTTTATAAAACCCCGCATTTCGAAATATACTACTACCTCAAAAATGATAGCTTGCTGAAGCGCTTTGCACAAGAAAGCGAATTGTGGTACACGTTGCACCAGCAGGTATTCAGAGATACTTTCAGACGAGCTAATCCCATTATACTATATGCAGACCATCCCGACTTTCAACAAACTACCGCGATTGAAGGTGAAATTGGCGTGGGTACAGGTGGTGTAACTGAAGGTTTAAAAAACCGTGTAGTTATGCCCATTATGGAAACAAACCAAACTACACGTCACGTTATAGGTCATGAGTTGGTACACGCGTTTCAATATCATTTGTTGCTGCGCAATGATACCACTAATATTGGCAATATCAACAATATGCCTTTGTGGATGATTGAAGGTATGGCCGAATACCTTTCTTTAGGTAAAAAGGATGCTTACACAGCTATGTGGATGCGTGATGCTTATTTAAACCATGATATACCAAGCGTTAAGGATTTAACCGAAAGTACCAAATATTTCCCTTACCGTTATGGTGAGGCTTTTTGGTCTTACCTGGGTTCAACTTATGGTGACACTATCATTGTCCCCTTCTTTAAAAATACAGCCCGCTATGGCTTAGCTTATGGCATACGCCGTACGTTTGGATATGATGATAAAACTTTATCCAACCTCTGGAAAAATTCCATTACTACCATGTATCAACCTTACCTGAAAGATACAGCGCAGGTACCCGTTGGTAAGCGTATTATTGATAATAAAAACTCCGGTGAAATGAATATAGCACCGGCAATTAGCCCAGATGGTAAGTATTTAGCCTTCCTGTCCGAAAAAGATCTGTTCTCGGTAGATTTGTTTCTGGCTGATGCACAAACCGGCCATATCATAAAAAAGCTAACCAGCAAAACATCTAATACGCATATTGACGAGTTTAACTTTATTGAATCTGCTGGAGCTTGGTCGCCTGATGGTAAAAAGTTTGCTTTCAGTATTTTCAGCAAAGGGCGCAACCGTTTGTTAGTTGTAGAAGTGCCAAGTGGACGCGTACTGGATAATATCTCTATGGGTAAAGCTGAACAGTTCAGTAATCTAACCTGGTCTCCTAACGGTTATGAAATTGCTTTTCAAGGTTTAGCTAACGGTTATGGTGATTTATACTTGTATAACTTCAACACTAAAAAGGTAAAGCAACTAACTAACGATAAATACTCAGATTACCAGCCCAGCTTTTCAAGAGACGGTAAAAAAATAGTTTTTAGTAGTGATCGTACCACTTACGATGCTGCACTAACACAAACCATCACTTTCAACCTGGCTGAACTAGATTTAGCAACAGGTAAAGTAACTGATATTAAAGTTTTTGATGGAGCGAACAACCTCAATCCGCAGTACTCGGCAGATAACTCGCAAATCTATTTCCTATCCAACCGTGATGGTTTCCGTAACATGTATCGCTACACCATAGCTACCGGTAACGTTGAACAAATGACGGACTTATTTACCGGGATTTGCGGTATTACAGAATATTCACCGGCACTAAGTATTTCCAATCACGACGATATAGTTTACTCTTACTACCGCTCACAGAAGTATGCTATATACAATGCTAAAGCATCAGCCTTTACGCCAAAGGCTGTTAGTGGTAGTGAAACCCACTACGAAGCGGCTATGCTGCCGCCGCCTAAAGCTGTTGGGGTAGATTTAATTAACGCTAACCTAAATAACTATCTGGCTTATCCGAGAATACCGGCCGATTCTATCCATAACATTCCATACCGACCACAATTTAAACTCGATTATCTAGCTAGTAGCGGAGTTGGTGTTGGCGTTAGTGCTTACGGCACAGGTTTAGCCAGCGGTGTACAAGGTGTATTCAGCGACATTTTAGGTCGGAACCAGATTTATGCAGGTGCTGCCGTAAATGGCGAAATCTACGATTTTGGCGGACAGCTGTTATACATCAATCAAAGAGGACGTTGGAATTTTGGTGCAGGCCTGTCACATATTCCTTATCAATACGGGAACTTTGGTTCACGTACTACCACAATAACCAACAACGGTACGCAAACGCCGGTAGTAGAACAATATACCGATATTATCCGCACTTTCGAAAATTCAGGCCGAGTATTAGCTTCTTATCCGTTTTCCAAAGCTACCCGCATCGAGTTTGGTGCAAGTGCTGCCTACTACTCCTACCGCGTACAGCGTTATAGCGATTATTACAACTACACCCGCAGGAACGACAGTACCTTTATTGGGAACTATGTAGGTTCTGATCGTCATACAGTATCGCGCAGTGATTATTTAGATCAAACCGGTTTAAATTTAAGACCTTTTACAATTTATTCTATCAGTACTGCTTTAATTGGCGATAACTCCTACTTCGGTATTGCTTCACCTCTAAGTGGTTTCCGATACCGTTTAGGTGCTGAGTATAATATAGGTTCTTTTAAATTTTTCAGCCCAACCATTGATTTACGTAAATACGTTCGATTGAGCCCGGTAACTTTTGCTGGCCGGTTATATAGTGTAGGACGCTTCGGTAATACTGAGAACGTTTTGTACCCATATTACTTAGGCTACCCGTTCCTGATTAGAGGTTACGAATACACCAGCTTTTATAACAGCAACAAAGTAGCTAGTAACAACTTTACTATCGATCAGCTTTCAGGTAACCGTATAGCTGTAGCTAACTTTGAGGTTCGTTTGCCTTTCACTGGTCCAGAAAAGCTATCTCAAATTAAGTCTAAGTTCTTTTTTTCTGAACTATCCTTCTTTTTTGATGCAGGTTTAGCATGGAACCAAGGCGATAAAATTGAATTCAAAAGTAACCCAACGCTCTTAAGAAGTGACTTGGTAGTTGATAGCAGTAATCAACCCGTTTTGGACGCCAATGGTCAGAAACAATATCAATCAGTTTATTCCAGAGTTCCGATTACCAGTGCTGGTGTATCTTTGCGTGTTAATCTGTTTGGCTATCTGGTACTTGAGCCTTATCTGGCCGTGCCTTTCAACCGTACTGATGTAAGCAAACCTGTATTTGGGTTGAACTTTGCACCTGGGTGGTAAGCTTTTTTAATTTTTTTAAGTATAAGCGGCTCTTTTAGGCCGCTTTTTTAGTTTAATAAAACAGCTTCAACGCTTTATAGTTTATGTGGTAACTATTATCATGAAAAACCTTTTAATATTATGTTTGGGACTATTAGGCCCATTGGCTGTAATTGCTCAAACCACTCCTCCTCGCGGAACATCATATCAGGATTCTGTTCGTATACAACAAAGCCGCTACCCGGTAAAAAATATTAGTAATTTGTACATGAATCCTGTAATGGATATTGTTGAAAATCTCACACAAAGCACAAAACACCCAATATTCTTAAACGCACTCAGAGCAGCTAACTTAACTGCTACCTTTAAAAGCAGAGGTCCTATCACCTTGTTTTTACCTAGCGATTCTGCATTCATCAGTCGGCTTGGACAATCACATTTAGATACGCTTTTGAAACCTGAACATAAATTGGAACTAAGCAACTTTATCACCTACCATGCTGTTGCCGGGCGTTTAGATGCGAAAAGTATTGGCAAACAAATTAAAGCAGGTAATGGAGAAGCTACCTTATTAACCTTATCGGGCAGCAAAATTATTGCTCGTATTGATGGAAACCGGAATATTGTACTAACTGATGAAACAGGAGGACAAAGTGTTATTGAAAAGTTTAATGTGCAGCAAAGTAATGGATTGATACACCTCATTAATCCTGATATTATGGCTAAAAACAGGATTTTATAGTGACAAACTACAAAATCTAAAGCTAAATTTTAGCCGTACGTTTTGGTATGAGAAAGATAAATGCAGTTTTAATAGCAACTAGCCTGTTGGCTTTGTTTGCCTGCCAGAATATAAGCGGACAAAGCGCACAGCCTAAAGGCCCTAAAGGTAAACCCGTTGCCGAATGGAAAAAACAGCTGACACCTGATGAGTACTACATTATGGTAGAAAAAGGTACTGAACCGCCATTTCATAATGCCTACTACAATAATCATCAAAAAGGCGTATATGTAAGTGCTGCAACTGGCGAAGTGCTATTTAGCTCAGATAGTAAATTTGATAGTGGTACAGGTTGGCCAAGCTTTACCAAACCTGTTGATAAAAGCAAAGTTTTGCTGGTACGCGATGCAGATGGTGAGCGTACCGAAGTAGTTGAAAAAAGCACTGGTCTGCACTTAGGCCATGTATTTGACGATGGCCCGGCAGACCAGGGCGGCAAAAGATATTGTATGAATTCAGGAGCCCTGAAATTTATTAAAAAGTAAGTCGGTTTGCAGCTGCATTCATAGCAGGTCGCATATAAGGGCGCTTGCGCACACTTTGTTCAATATTCAAATTAGTGGTCAGATCTAGCCAATTAGGATTTACAGATCTGATCATTTTTTCTTTCTGAGAGCGGGTAAAAGCACTTACAAACTTAAACCTTTCCATTGCATCTTCTTCTGAGTTAATTTCCTCAAAATATACTAAACGACTTAGCTGTTGCGCTTGGTCAAAAAATAAAGTTGGCATTTCGCGGTAAAAATTAATGGTTTTTACCATGTCTGAACATAAGCCTACATGTAAGTTACTACGATTTCTGTCAGTAATAATATAAACGAACTGTTTCATTTGACAATATATTTTGCTAATTAAAATTTTGTTACTAATTTTATGAGCATAAATTTACTAACAATTTTAGTAAAATCAAATTTTATGTCAATTATTTCATCAAATATTAAATTTCTACGGAAGAAAAAAGGGCTTACTCAGCAGCAATTTGCTGATGCTATAGGTATAAAACGTTCATTAGTAGGTGCATATGAGGAAGATCGTGCAGATCCTAAATATGATTTACTAAAAATAATAGCATCTTACTTTGAGGTAACTATTGATGACTTCATTAATGAAACCATTAATGAAAAATGGGCGCCTAAGCCTAAAGGTAATCCAGCCAACCTGCGTGTATTAAGTATTTCAGTTGATAGAGAAAACAACGAAAATATAGAAATGGTACCGGTTAAAGCCAGTGCCGGTTACCTGAACGGCTATGCTGATCCGGAATATGTAGCAGCGCTGCCTAAGTTTTATCTGCCCATGTTTAAACAAGGTACATATCGTGCCTTTGAAATCAAAGGCGATTCCATGTTACCCTTACCATCAGGCACCGTTGTGATTGGTGAATATGTAGAAAACTGGGCCGATGTTAAGGTGGGTGAAACTTATGTTGTTGTTTCTAAATCGGAAGGTGTAGTATATAAACGTGCCGGTAACCGTTTTCGTGAAAATAAAAAGTTGAAGTTGGTGTCTGATAATCCTATTTACGAACCTTACGAAATAAGTAGTGATGATGTTGTTGAAATTTGGAAAGCGAAAGCCTATTTATCTACCCAGATGCCAATACCGCCAGCCGAACCCACCATGGAAAATTTAACCAGCATGATGACGTCTATGCAAAAATCAATTGCTAAATTACAGCAAAGCAACAATTAAGTTACACGGATGCTATTAAACCATTAGCGTATATCTTTATCAAAAACTAAAAAATAAACGATGAAAAAGATTTTATTGATGTGCTGCTTTGTGCTAGGTATCAGCGCAGTAAGTTTCGCTCAAGGCGGTGGTCGGCAACGTCCAACTCCCGACGCTCAGGCTAAACAATTACAAACAGATTTAAAGTTAACTGACGATCAGTATGCTAAAGTATTATCGGTTTTTCAAGCTCAATCCAAATCAATGGATAGCTTAATGACTGCTTCTAATGGCGACCGTCAAACCATGATGCAATCTATGCGTCCTTTGCGTCAGTCTTACAACACCAAAATCCAGGCTATCTTGACTGATGAGCAAAAAGCTACTTACCAAAAAATGATGCAAGAAAGAATCGAGAGAATGCGTCAGAATGGTGGCGGCGGTGCTCCTCCTTCACAAGAATAATTCTATTAAAAATTTCTTTAGAAAGCGGCTATATGCCGCTTTTTTATTTTATATAACTTTGTACTATTGAACATACACGACTACATTGAACAAAAGCTAGCTGACCGACAAGCAGCCGGTACTTACCGCCAACTTAGGCCGGAAAGCTTACTCATTGATTTTTGCTCAAATGACTACTTGGGATTTGCCCGATCCGCTCGTTTATATAACCTGGTTGCTGAAGAAATTGCAAGCAGTAAATTGTTCAGTTCCGGCTCAACCGGCTCTCGCCTGCTGGCTGGTAATACCAGCTATGCTGAAGAATTAGAGCAAGAAATAGCTAACTATCATGAAGCTGAAGCCGGGTTGTTGTTTAATTCTGGCTATGATGCCAATGTAGGTTTACTATCCAGCCTGCCACAACGTGGTGACACCGTAATACATGATGAACTGATTCATGCTTCTATAATCGATGGCATTCGCTTGAGCTATGCAAGTCGTTATAATTTCAAGCATAATGATTTGAACAGCTTAGAAGAGAAGCTAAAACAAGCCAAAGGCAATATATATGTAGTTGTAGAGAGTATATATTCAATGGATGGTGATGCGGCACCTTTAACAGCCATATCAAAAATTTGCAAGCAGTACAACGCTGCACTAATTGTTGATGAAGCTCATGCCACCGGAGTACTCGGTAAAGGGTTAGTTAACCAATTAAACTTAGAAGCTAATGTTCTTGCTCGTGTAATTACTTTTGGTAAAGCATTGGGTTGCCATGGTGCTATTGTATTAGGCAACCAAAGTTTGCGGAACTACTTGGTTAATTTCGCACGATCTTTTATTTATACCACTGCTGCTCCTCTGCATCAGTTAGCTACCATTAAAATGGCGTACCGATTACTACAAGAAGATCAAGACAGCCTAAAGAAGCTTTACAAGAACATAAATCTATACACAAGTCAATTACCTAATTTTGCAACAAGCACAAGTGCAATACAAACTTTTATATTAGGCTCAAACGAAAAAGCTAAAGCAACGGCTTCTATGCTACAGCAACAAGGTATGGATGTAAGACCCATACTAAGTCCGACAGTTGCTGTGGGTACAGAGAGATTACGCATTTGTTTACATGCTTATAATATGACCGATGAAATTATGAAGCTGACTAATTCATTAAACAATATTAACAATGTCTAATAACTCACCGCTGTTTGTTACTGGTATTGGTACCGATGTAGGTAAAACAGTAGTTTCGGCTATATTAGTCGAAAAACTTAAAGCTGATTACTGGAAACCCGTTCAGTCTGGCGATCTGGAAAATAGTGATACTATGAAAGTACGCAACCTAGTTTCTAATCCAATTTCAAAGTTTCATCCCGAAACATACCGACTTACGCAGCCTTTATCACCCCATCAATCGGCAGCTATTGATGGCATCAAGATAGAACTTAATCACTTTAAACTTCCAGAAACTAATAATCAGCTGATTATTGAAGGTGCAGGAGGATTAATGGTTCCCCTAAATGATGAAACTTTCATTATCGATCTGATTCAGCACTTAAAAGCTGAAGTTGTGCTGGTTGTTAGGAACTACTTGGGGAGTATTAACCATACTTTGTTATCACTAGAATTGTTAAAGCAAAAAAAAATCAAAGTCAAAGCTTTGATTTTTAATGGCGAGGAAAACGAGTCTAGTGAAATATTAATTAAAGGGCATTTGTCATTAAATACAAAAGCAATAAATACCCCATTATTAGACAAGCTGGAAGCT
This region includes:
- a CDS encoding DPP IV N-terminal domain-containing protein, encoding MKHIYFTISKAKIIFILILFTLMASLFSNTARAQYFGENKVRYKNLKFKVYKTPHFEIYYYLKNDSLLKRFAQESELWYTLHQQVFRDTFRRANPIILYADHPDFQQTTAIEGEIGVGTGGVTEGLKNRVVMPIMETNQTTRHVIGHELVHAFQYHLLLRNDTTNIGNINNMPLWMIEGMAEYLSLGKKDAYTAMWMRDAYLNHDIPSVKDLTESTKYFPYRYGEAFWSYLGSTYGDTIIVPFFKNTARYGLAYGIRRTFGYDDKTLSNLWKNSITTMYQPYLKDTAQVPVGKRIIDNKNSGEMNIAPAISPDGKYLAFLSEKDLFSVDLFLADAQTGHIIKKLTSKTSNTHIDEFNFIESAGAWSPDGKKFAFSIFSKGRNRLLVVEVPSGRVLDNISMGKAEQFSNLTWSPNGYEIAFQGLANGYGDLYLYNFNTKKVKQLTNDKYSDYQPSFSRDGKKIVFSSDRTTYDAALTQTITFNLAELDLATGKVTDIKVFDGANNLNPQYSADNSQIYFLSNRDGFRNMYRYTIATGNVEQMTDLFTGICGITEYSPALSISNHDDIVYSYYRSQKYAIYNAKASAFTPKAVSGSETHYEAAMLPPPKAVGVDLINANLNNYLAYPRIPADSIHNIPYRPQFKLDYLASSGVGVGVSAYGTGLASGVQGVFSDILGRNQIYAGAAVNGEIYDFGGQLLYINQRGRWNFGAGLSHIPYQYGNFGSRTTTITNNGTQTPVVEQYTDIIRTFENSGRVLASYPFSKATRIEFGASAAYYSYRVQRYSDYYNYTRRNDSTFIGNYVGSDRHTVSRSDYLDQTGLNLRPFTIYSISTALIGDNSYFGIASPLSGFRYRLGAEYNIGSFKFFSPTIDLRKYVRLSPVTFAGRLYSVGRFGNTENVLYPYYLGYPFLIRGYEYTSFYNSNKVASNNFTIDQLSGNRIAVANFEVRLPFTGPEKLSQIKSKFFFSELSFFFDAGLAWNQGDKIEFKSNPTLLRSDLVVDSSNQPVLDANGQKQYQSVYSRVPITSAGVSLRVNLFGYLVLEPYLAVPFNRTDVSKPVFGLNFAPGW
- a CDS encoding fasciclin domain-containing protein, translated to MKNLLILCLGLLGPLAVIAQTTPPRGTSYQDSVRIQQSRYPVKNISNLYMNPVMDIVENLTQSTKHPIFLNALRAANLTATFKSRGPITLFLPSDSAFISRLGQSHLDTLLKPEHKLELSNFITYHAVAGRLDAKSIGKQIKAGNGEATLLTLSGSKIIARIDGNRNIVLTDETGGQSVIEKFNVQQSNGLIHLINPDIMAKNRIL
- the msrB gene encoding peptide-methionine (R)-S-oxide reductase MsrB, coding for MRKINAVLIATSLLALFACQNISGQSAQPKGPKGKPVAEWKKQLTPDEYYIMVEKGTEPPFHNAYYNNHQKGVYVSAATGEVLFSSDSKFDSGTGWPSFTKPVDKSKVLLVRDADGERTEVVEKSTGLHLGHVFDDGPADQGGKRYCMNSGALKFIKK
- a CDS encoding GIY-YIG nuclease family protein, with the translated sequence MKQFVYIITDRNRSNLHVGLCSDMVKTINFYREMPTLFFDQAQQLSRLVYFEEINSEEDAMERFKFVSAFTRSQKEKMIRSVNPNWLDLTTNLNIEQSVRKRPYMRPAMNAAANRLTF
- a CDS encoding XRE family transcriptional regulator, which gives rise to MSIISSNIKFLRKKKGLTQQQFADAIGIKRSLVGAYEEDRADPKYDLLKIIASYFEVTIDDFINETINEKWAPKPKGNPANLRVLSISVDRENNENIEMVPVKASAGYLNGYADPEYVAALPKFYLPMFKQGTYRAFEIKGDSMLPLPSGTVVIGEYVENWADVKVGETYVVVSKSEGVVYKRAGNRFRENKKLKLVSDNPIYEPYEISSDDVVEIWKAKAYLSTQMPIPPAEPTMENLTSMMTSMQKSIAKLQQSNN
- a CDS encoding aminotransferase class I/II-fold pyridoxal phosphate-dependent enzyme yields the protein MNIHDYIEQKLADRQAAGTYRQLRPESLLIDFCSNDYLGFARSARLYNLVAEEIASSKLFSSGSTGSRLLAGNTSYAEELEQEIANYHEAEAGLLFNSGYDANVGLLSSLPQRGDTVIHDELIHASIIDGIRLSYASRYNFKHNDLNSLEEKLKQAKGNIYVVVESIYSMDGDAAPLTAISKICKQYNAALIVDEAHATGVLGKGLVNQLNLEANVLARVITFGKALGCHGAIVLGNQSLRNYLVNFARSFIYTTAAPLHQLATIKMAYRLLQEDQDSLKKLYKNINLYTSQLPNFATSTSAIQTFILGSNEKAKATASMLQQQGMDVRPILSPTVAVGTERLRICLHAYNMTDEIMKLTNSLNNINNV
- the bioD gene encoding dethiobiotin synthase, whose product is MSNNSPLFVTGIGTDVGKTVVSAILVEKLKADYWKPVQSGDLENSDTMKVRNLVSNPISKFHPETYRLTQPLSPHQSAAIDGIKIELNHFKLPETNNQLIIEGAGGLMVPLNDETFIIDLIQHLKAEVVLVVRNYLGSINHTLLSLELLKQKKIKVKALIFNGEENESSEILIKGHLSLNTKAINTPLLDKLEAHTLSFLLQNVNL